In Moorena sp. SIOASIH, the following proteins share a genomic window:
- a CDS encoding Uma2 family endonuclease yields the protein MVYLPDTLELTINLSDEQFFQLCQNNRDLRFERTSEGDLIIMSPTGGNTGRRNIKLSTQLELWSSQMKLGVAFDSNTGFKMPNGANRSPDASWIKRERWEGLTSEEQDKFVPLCPDFVLELPSPSDSLKMVQAKVREYMENGARLGWLIDPQNKVVEIYRPNQDVEIIQSPKTLSGEDVLPGFTLDLSEII from the coding sequence ATGGTATATTTACCTGATACCCTCGAATTAACTATTAATTTAAGTGACGAACAATTTTTCCAGCTTTGTCAAAATAACAGGGATTTAAGATTTGAGCGCACCTCTGAAGGAGATTTAATCATCATGTCACCTACGGGAGGAAATACAGGTAGACGAAATATTAAACTATCGACTCAACTAGAATTGTGGAGCAGTCAAATGAAACTTGGTGTTGCATTTGACTCTAATACAGGATTTAAAATGCCTAATGGAGCCAATCGTTCCCCTGATGCGTCTTGGATTAAACGAGAGCGTTGGGAAGGGTTAACCTCAGAAGAACAGGATAAATTTGTTCCTTTATGTCCTGATTTTGTGTTAGAATTGCCTTCTCCGAGTGATTCCCTGAAAATGGTGCAAGCTAAAGTCCGAGAATATATGGAAAATGGGGCTAGATTAGGATGGTTAATTGATCCCCAAAATAAGGTTGTGGAAATCTATCGTCCCAATCAAGATGTAGAAATTATCCAATCTCCGAAAACCTTATCAGGAGAAGATGTTTTGCCTGGATTTACTTTAGATTTATCAGAAATCATCTGA
- a CDS encoding endo-1,4-beta-xylanase, whose translation MNTNNTNLRSLAQKRKLAIGTGVSMEPLRDDSSYREVLMREYNMVTPTYIMKFEALQPQRHHYNFEAADNFVAMAKANQMQVRGHNLVWHHSVPWWLTHGQWTKEELIHILRQHIHTVVGHYRGQLAAWDVVNEAVADQDSAGQRKRDTIWLRGIGPEYVELAFRWAHEADPTVPLFYNDYAGEGLGAKSDAIYAMVKELRQRDVPIHGIGFQMHVSIQNPPKPEEIAANMKRLGELGLQVQVTEMDVKIHDGSGTQEERVAAQTKVYRDILQVCLEAPNCTAFLTWEFADHHSWIPDFFGKPDSPLPFDQSYRPKAAYHAMVEVLKIDA comes from the coding sequence ATGAATACAAATAACACTAATTTACGTTCCTTGGCACAAAAGCGCAAATTGGCGATTGGAACGGGAGTGTCCATGGAACCGTTGCGGGACGATTCTAGTTATCGGGAGGTGTTGATGCGTGAATATAACATGGTGACACCAACTTATATCATGAAGTTTGAGGCGCTACAGCCCCAACGCCATCACTATAATTTTGAAGCTGCTGATAACTTTGTGGCCATGGCGAAAGCCAATCAGATGCAAGTGCGCGGTCATAATCTGGTTTGGCATCATAGTGTGCCTTGGTGGCTAACCCACGGACAATGGACAAAAGAAGAGTTAATCCATATCCTGCGACAACATATTCATACTGTTGTTGGTCACTATCGGGGACAATTAGCAGCTTGGGATGTGGTCAATGAAGCGGTAGCAGACCAAGACTCAGCAGGACAAAGGAAACGAGATACAATTTGGTTGCGCGGCATTGGACCAGAATACGTTGAGTTGGCATTTCGGTGGGCTCATGAAGCTGACCCCACAGTTCCCTTGTTTTATAACGACTACGCTGGAGAAGGACTTGGGGCAAAGTCAGATGCAATTTATGCCATGGTCAAAGAATTGCGGCAACGGGATGTCCCAATTCACGGCATTGGCTTTCAGATGCACGTTAGTATTCAAAATCCTCCCAAGCCAGAAGAAATAGCAGCAAACATGAAGCGTCTGGGTGAGTTGGGATTGCAGGTTCAGGTCACGGAGATGGACGTAAAAATTCATGATGGTAGTGGCACACAAGAAGAACGAGTGGCTGCTCAGACAAAGGTATATCGAGATATCCTGCAAGTTTGTCTAGAGGCTCCCAATTGCACAGCGTTCTTAACTTGGGAATTTGCCGATCATCATTCCTGGATTCCGGATTTCTTTGGTAAACCAGATTCCCCTCTACCTTTCGATCAATCCTATCGTCCTAAAGCTGCTTATCACGCGATGGTGGAGGTTTTGAAAATTGATGCTTAA
- the dprA gene encoding DNA-processing protein DprA, with amino-acid sequence MTKQEERAYWLAWSEVPGIGSVLLQRLQQQFGTLAEAWKASASELGAVEGFGVRLIERVVKMRGQTNPEQLLKQHLVKNPCFWTPADGEYPRLLLEIPSPPATLYYSGLVDLRENYGSKPIVGIVGTRNPTEYGKRWTRKISATLAKHGFTVVSGMAVGIDTQAHRGCLEAGGRTIAVLGTGLDVVYPLSNSYLYKQIQERGLILSEYPASTKPARSNFPQRNRIIAGLSRAVLVMEAPNKSGALITARLANEFCRDVYALPGSLDNPNSIGCLGLLNRGAHVILSEGHLLEMLGAIPELDPHSALEKPLPALPVPTLEPELAKVLDAIAFEPTPFDIIVQQAALEAGSVSSALLQLELMGLVSQAPGMRYRRLITEI; translated from the coding sequence TTGACCAAGCAAGAAGAACGTGCGTACTGGCTGGCATGGTCCGAAGTTCCCGGTATTGGATCAGTATTGCTCCAACGGCTACAGCAACAGTTTGGGACTCTAGCAGAGGCTTGGAAAGCTTCAGCTTCAGAGTTAGGAGCAGTTGAGGGGTTCGGGGTGCGGCTGATCGAAAGAGTAGTGAAAATGCGTGGGCAAACTAATCCGGAACAGCTACTCAAGCAACACTTGGTCAAAAATCCTTGTTTCTGGACACCAGCGGATGGGGAGTATCCCCGCTTGTTACTAGAAATTCCTAGTCCTCCCGCAACGCTATACTATAGCGGACTAGTCGATCTACGAGAAAATTACGGTAGCAAGCCGATAGTCGGTATTGTGGGTACTCGCAATCCCACCGAATACGGTAAACGTTGGACTCGTAAAATCAGTGCTACCCTTGCTAAGCATGGTTTTACAGTGGTGTCCGGTATGGCAGTGGGAATTGATACACAAGCCCATCGCGGGTGTCTGGAAGCGGGTGGTAGGACAATAGCAGTTTTGGGAACTGGCCTTGATGTGGTATATCCCTTGAGCAATAGTTATCTTTATAAACAAATTCAGGAGCGGGGATTGATACTCAGTGAGTATCCAGCCAGTACGAAACCCGCACGCTCCAACTTTCCCCAACGGAATCGGATTATTGCGGGTTTAAGCCGTGCAGTTTTGGTGATGGAAGCGCCTAACAAGTCCGGAGCGCTAATTACTGCTAGGTTAGCCAATGAGTTCTGTCGGGATGTCTATGCACTACCAGGTTCCTTAGATAATCCCAATTCTATCGGTTGTTTGGGACTGTTAAATCGGGGTGCCCATGTAATTTTAAGTGAAGGTCACTTGTTGGAAATGCTCGGAGCTATTCCAGAACTTGACCCCCACTCGGCTCTAGAAAAACCTTTACCCGCTTTACCTGTACCGACCTTAGAGCCAGAATTGGCAAAAGTGTTGGATGCGATCGCATTTGAACCAACCCCATTCGATATCATTGTCCAGCAAGCAGCTTTAGAAGCAGGCTCAGTATCCAGTGCCTTGTTACAGTTGGAACTAATGGGATTAGTGTCTCAGGCTCCAGGGATGCGATATCGAAGATTAATCACTGAAATATGA
- the tsaB gene encoding tRNA (adenosine(37)-N6)-threonylcarbamoyltransferase complex dimerization subunit type 1 TsaB, whose amino-acid sequence MPILEPNKYALALHTTSPQLGLVISNFARDTRCQTWDLGRELSGQLHQHLTEFLNSQTWENLEFIAVAIGPGSFTSTRIGIVTARTLAQQLHIPLFGISTLAAIAWLGQEGKEGEEGAMYQDNSGSALSTQHSAISTQYSAHALRARYANSTQIAIQMPAQRGQLYTAIYQPSIAGLGLRKILPDAVMTSDQWKQVLDTLETPIRLLKAPANLGSYAKGVLELAYLDWQQGKRPNWSEVLPFYGQHPV is encoded by the coding sequence ATGCCGATTCTCGAACCAAATAAATATGCTCTTGCCCTTCACACCACTAGTCCTCAATTGGGGCTAGTGATCAGTAACTTTGCCAGGGATACCCGCTGCCAAACTTGGGACTTAGGGCGAGAGTTGTCTGGTCAATTGCATCAGCACTTGACTGAATTTCTGAATTCCCAAACTTGGGAAAACTTAGAATTCATTGCGGTAGCTATCGGACCGGGTAGCTTTACGAGTACCCGTATCGGTATAGTTACTGCTCGTACCCTAGCACAACAGTTACATATTCCCCTGTTTGGCATTTCTACACTGGCAGCGATCGCGTGGTTAGGGCAAGAGGGGAAAGAGGGGGAAGAGGGAGCTATGTATCAAGACAACTCGGGCTCAGCACTCAGCACTCAGCACTCAGCAATTAGCACTCAATACTCAGCACATGCGCTACGCGCACGCTACGCGAACAGCACTCAGATTGCCATTCAAATGCCTGCCCAACGAGGCCAGCTGTATACCGCCATCTATCAGCCATCAATAGCTGGTCTGGGGCTGAGGAAGATATTACCAGATGCTGTCATGACTTCAGATCAATGGAAACAAGTTTTAGATACCTTGGAAACACCAATACGATTGCTAAAGGCTCCAGCAAATTTGGGGAGTTATGCTAAGGGTGTCTTGGAACTTGCTTATCTCGATTGGCAACAGGGAAAGCGCCCCAACTGGTCAGAAGTACTGCCGTTTTATGGACAGCATCCAGTTTAA
- a CDS encoding valine--pyruvate transaminase, giving the protein MDPTLTQIGTQMSELTGVRAIMKDIIETLRAGQGQDWINLSAGNPVILPEVEQLWRDCTAQLLASSEYGEVICRYGSSQGYQPLIDAIAKDFNQRYGLSLSDRHILITPGSQSIYFYAANAFGGYTSSGQLKQVVLPLSPEYTGYGGVSLTPEAVYAYKPTLEINHEQHRFKYRPDFSQLKISQETGCVIVSRPCNPTGNVLTDEEVIKIAEIATPFNVPVLIDAAYAPPFPALNFTEMTPVFRDNIIHCLSLSKAGLPGERVGVAIGHPELISILESFQTNLCIHSSRYGQAIAAKAIASGALPEIATNVIRPHYQQKFVTLELTLDKSMPKDLPWFLHRGEGAIFAWLWLQDLPITDWELYQKLKQVGVIVVPGSTFFPGLREDWSHQQQCIRISLTATEEEIEIAMQRLATLVEEVYRMGSS; this is encoded by the coding sequence ATGGATCCTACCCTGACTCAAATTGGGACTCAGATGTCCGAACTTACTGGTGTCCGAGCGATTATGAAAGATATTATCGAAACGCTACGAGCTGGTCAGGGACAAGATTGGATTAATCTCAGTGCAGGGAACCCAGTGATTTTGCCAGAAGTCGAGCAACTGTGGCGCGATTGCACGGCACAACTGTTGGCTAGCTCAGAGTATGGTGAGGTGATTTGCCGCTACGGGTCATCTCAAGGATATCAACCTCTGATCGATGCGATCGCAAAGGATTTCAATCAACGCTACGGTCTTTCCCTAAGCGATCGCCATATCCTGATTACTCCCGGTTCTCAATCCATTTACTTCTACGCCGCTAACGCTTTTGGTGGTTACACCAGCAGCGGCCAGCTCAAACAAGTTGTCTTGCCCCTTTCTCCAGAATACACTGGCTATGGAGGAGTAAGCTTGACTCCAGAAGCAGTATATGCATACAAACCTACTCTGGAAATTAATCACGAGCAACACCGTTTTAAGTATCGCCCTGATTTCAGCCAATTGAAGATTAGCCAAGAGACTGGCTGTGTAATTGTTTCCCGTCCCTGTAATCCCACTGGCAATGTCCTCACCGATGAAGAAGTAATCAAAATTGCCGAAATAGCCACACCATTCAATGTGCCAGTGTTGATTGACGCAGCTTATGCTCCACCGTTTCCAGCACTGAACTTTACCGAAATGACACCAGTCTTTCGAGACAATATCATCCACTGTCTGAGTTTATCAAAAGCTGGACTACCTGGGGAACGGGTTGGTGTAGCCATTGGACATCCCGAGCTAATTAGCATTTTGGAATCCTTCCAGACCAATCTTTGTATTCATTCGTCCCGCTATGGACAAGCTATTGCAGCAAAAGCGATCGCATCTGGAGCACTCCCTGAGATTGCCACTAATGTGATTCGCCCCCACTACCAGCAAAAGTTTGTGACCCTTGAACTGACATTAGACAAATCCATGCCCAAAGACTTGCCTTGGTTCTTGCATCGGGGTGAAGGAGCTATCTTTGCTTGGTTGTGGTTACAGGATTTGCCAATTACCGACTGGGAACTGTATCAAAAGTTGAAGCAGGTGGGTGTGATTGTAGTGCCTGGCAGTACATTTTTCCCCGGCTTACGAGAAGACTGGTCTCACCAGCAACAGTGCATTCGCATCAGCCTTACCGCTACTGAAGAAGAAATTGAAATCGCCATGCAGCGTCTGGCAACATTGGTCGAGGAAGTCTATCGGATGGGGTCAAGTTAG
- a CDS encoding histidine kinase dimerization/phosphoacceptor domain -containing protein — translation MEQQQLAQVLETGDIGELLGIINQPNLLTTLDSTQMCRIIKGLGQVVEQQTAQLNQVNQQLQPEITNCKQAHEKWQQGDQQLEYQFQKQTTELSEANHQLRQAKEQLEAVLDAVPGAVSWISADGRYLGVNRHLAQSLQLPPETFVGQELGFLESSPQFVGFMTQFLACRDSGSSQVVELKVKNSSRYYLIAAQKYQQGAAAVCVGIDITQHKQAELALQQLNQELELRVEQRTSDLREVNEQLRKSEEQFRLIFELSPMGMAITSTDNSVLKVNQAFCDTVGYTAEELGQKKATDIIYPDDLTINLTPNQELWPGRTSHFQMENRLLSKDGRVIHVLTKKAVLVRNSQGNPRKFLYQIVDITERKQAENQVRASLTEKEVLLKEIHHRVKNNLQIISSLLRLQSRKVEDQQALGLFKDSQHRVQSMALIHQQLYQSPNLAQINFGKYIQTLTNNLFRSYGINRQAIALNIEVTTAPLTIDVAIPCGLIINELVSNSLKYAFPEHKEGKIEISLSSDQQGQLILTVSDNGIGLPDNLDFQSTKSLGLSIVRNLTAQLGGNIILDCSQGTRLKINFPHSLDL, via the coding sequence ATGGAACAGCAGCAGCTAGCACAAGTGTTGGAAACTGGCGATATAGGGGAGTTGCTAGGCATTATTAACCAGCCTAACTTGCTCACAACCCTTGACTCTACACAGATGTGTAGGATTATCAAGGGACTTGGGCAAGTAGTGGAACAACAAACTGCTCAGTTAAATCAGGTTAATCAGCAATTACAACCGGAAATTACCAACTGTAAGCAGGCTCACGAGAAATGGCAACAGGGTGATCAGCAATTGGAATACCAATTTCAAAAACAGACAACGGAATTGTCCGAAGCTAATCATCAGCTGCGACAAGCAAAAGAGCAACTAGAGGCAGTTTTGGATGCTGTACCGGGAGCGGTGTCTTGGATTAGTGCTGATGGTCGATATCTTGGGGTTAACCGACATCTGGCTCAGAGCCTGCAATTACCTCCAGAGACTTTTGTCGGTCAAGAGTTGGGTTTTCTGGAGAGCAGCCCTCAGTTTGTCGGCTTTATGACTCAGTTTCTCGCCTGTCGGGACTCAGGATCTTCCCAGGTGGTTGAGCTCAAAGTGAAAAATTCTTCGAGATATTATCTAATTGCCGCTCAGAAGTACCAGCAAGGTGCTGCAGCCGTGTGTGTAGGGATTGATATCACCCAGCATAAACAAGCAGAATTAGCTCTACAACAGCTCAACCAGGAACTAGAACTGAGAGTCGAACAACGGACTTCTGACCTACGGGAAGTCAATGAACAACTTCGCAAAAGTGAGGAACAATTTCGCCTGATTTTTGAACTCTCTCCCATGGGTATGGCAATTACCAGCACTGATAACTCCGTGCTAAAGGTTAATCAAGCCTTTTGTGACACGGTTGGTTACACAGCCGAGGAACTGGGGCAGAAAAAGGCTACAGATATTATCTACCCCGATGATTTGACAATTAACCTTACCCCGAATCAAGAGTTGTGGCCAGGAAGAACATCCCACTTTCAGATGGAAAATCGCTTACTCTCCAAAGATGGTAGAGTTATCCATGTTTTGACCAAAAAAGCAGTTTTAGTCAGGAATTCTCAAGGTAACCCCCGAAAATTTCTGTATCAAATTGTAGATATCACCGAACGCAAGCAAGCGGAAAATCAGGTGAGAGCCTCTCTAACCGAAAAGGAGGTTTTGCTCAAAGAAATTCATCACCGGGTCAAAAATAACCTGCAAATTATTTCTAGCCTACTCCGACTACAGTCGAGGAAAGTTGAAGATCAACAAGCATTAGGTTTGTTCAAAGATTCCCAGCATCGGGTTCAATCTATGGCTCTGATTCACCAGCAGCTGTATCAATCCCCGAATTTAGCCCAGATTAATTTCGGAAAATACATTCAAACCTTAACCAATAACTTGTTCCGTTCCTACGGGATTAACCGACAGGCAATCGCCCTCAATATTGAAGTTACCACAGCTCCCTTAACCATTGATGTAGCTATTCCCTGTGGGCTAATCATCAATGAATTGGTGTCTAATTCACTCAAATATGCCTTTCCTGAACATAAAGAGGGTAAGATTGAAATCAGTCTAAGTTCAGATCAACAGGGTCAGCTAATCCTTACGGTAAGTGATAATGGTATTGGTTTACCGGACAATTTAGACTTTCAATCCACTAAATCCCTTGGTTTGAGTATTGTTCGTAACTTAACTGCACAACTGGGGGGTAACATCATCCTTGACTGTAGCCAAGGCACTAGATTAAAAATAAACTTTCCCCATTCACTGGATCTCTAG
- a CDS encoding ATP-binding protein, whose protein sequence is MTKKKILVVEDETLVAMDIKNSLKLLGYMVPAVAVSGEEAVRKAEEIQPDLILMDIRLKGEIDGVTAARLIRTKWNIPVVYLTAYSDELTLERAKITQPFGYLLKPFEEEELRVTIEIALSRFQAEAKIRQALVREQELREQKSSFVSIVSHECRTPLSKVILATELLERYSKHLVKDKHRKYFEQIKGSIQDMRQLLDEILFIEKAEGNKLTFNPTPINLVEFCSDLIEQMQLTTGGSHRIIFTPQSNITDAYMDTQLLRYIFNNLLSNGIKYSPEGGTVEFQLTVEGNWAIFKITDSGIGIPEQELSQLFEPFQRASNVGDIPGTGLGLSIVKKSVEQHRGQILVDSQVGVGTLFTVRLPLSNHGSNIKSG, encoded by the coding sequence ATGACCAAGAAAAAAATCCTAGTTGTTGAAGATGAAACACTTGTGGCTATGGATATCAAGAATAGCCTCAAACTTTTAGGGTACATGGTTCCTGCTGTGGCTGTATCTGGAGAAGAAGCAGTTAGAAAAGCTGAGGAAATCCAACCGGATTTAATCCTGATGGATATTCGTCTGAAAGGAGAAATAGATGGAGTGACTGCTGCAAGGCTGATTAGGACAAAATGGAATATCCCAGTGGTCTATTTGACTGCCTATAGCGATGAGCTCACCCTAGAAAGAGCTAAGATAACCCAACCGTTTGGTTACCTTCTGAAACCATTTGAGGAAGAAGAACTGCGAGTTACCATTGAAATTGCCCTCTCTCGCTTCCAAGCAGAAGCAAAAATCCGTCAAGCACTAGTAAGAGAACAGGAGCTTAGAGAGCAAAAATCTAGCTTTGTCTCTATTGTTTCCCACGAATGTCGTACACCTTTGAGTAAAGTTATCCTAGCTACTGAATTGTTAGAACGCTATAGCAAACATTTGGTCAAAGATAAACATCGCAAGTATTTTGAACAAATTAAAGGCTCTATCCAAGATATGAGACAACTCTTGGATGAAATTCTATTTATTGAAAAAGCAGAAGGAAACAAGCTAACTTTTAACCCAACTCCAATTAACCTAGTAGAATTCTGCTCTGATTTGATAGAGCAGATGCAGTTGACTACCGGGGGGAGCCATAGGATTATTTTTACTCCTCAAAGTAATATTACTGATGCCTATATGGACACCCAACTCCTTCGATATATTTTCAATAACTTGCTATCCAATGGGATTAAGTATTCTCCTGAAGGGGGAACGGTAGAGTTTCAGTTAACCGTGGAAGGTAACTGGGCAATTTTTAAAATAACAGACTCGGGAATTGGTATTCCCGAACAAGAGCTTTCTCAGCTGTTTGAACCTTTCCAGCGCGCTAGCAATGTTGGGGATATTCCTGGTACAGGTCTAGGATTATCGATTGTTAAAAAGAGTGTAGAGCAGCACCGTGGCCAAATTTTGGTAGATAGCCAGGTTGGTGTAGGAACTTTGTTTACCGTTAGACTACCCCTGTCTAATCACGGGAGTAATATCAAGTCCGGTTGA
- a CDS encoding ferredoxin--nitrite reductase, with amino-acid sequence MTSAAKPAAKKLNKFEKFKAEKDGLAIKEQIEEFARIGWEAIDPDDLQHRLKWMGVFYRPVTPGKFMLRMRTPNGILNSTQMQVLAEIVQRYGEDGSADITTRQNIQLRGIRIEDMPDIFRRFEQVGLTSVQSGMDNVRNITGSPMAGIDRDELIDTRDLVRKVQDMITNNSQGNYEFTNLPRKFNIAIEGGRDNSVHAEINDIAFVPAYKDGQLGLNVLVGGFFSAKRCEAAVPLNAWVLPNDDVVDLCRAILEVYRDEGSRANRQKSRMMWLIDEWGIDKFREEVSKQFGRELPTAAPHDEIDWEKRDHIGVFAQKQPGLNYVGLHVPVGRLYAEQMFDIARMAEAYGSGEIRLTVEQNVIIPNIPDANLDAFLAEPLLQKFTLEPKPLERLLVSCTGAQFCNFALIETKNRALAIVRELEEKLDIPNPVRIHWTGCPNSCGQPQVADIGLMGTKVRKDGKSVEGVNIYMGGKVGKDAKLGECVLKSVACDDLPEVLGNILIENFGAKSH; translated from the coding sequence ATGACCAGCGCAGCTAAGCCAGCCGCCAAAAAACTGAACAAATTTGAAAAATTCAAGGCAGAGAAAGATGGTCTTGCCATTAAGGAACAAATAGAAGAGTTTGCCAGAATTGGCTGGGAAGCAATAGATCCAGATGACCTACAGCATCGGCTGAAGTGGATGGGTGTCTTTTATCGACCTGTCACTCCAGGCAAGTTCATGCTACGGATGCGGACACCCAACGGGATTCTCAACAGCACTCAGATGCAGGTACTAGCTGAGATAGTGCAGCGCTATGGTGAAGATGGTAGTGCTGATATCACGACCCGCCAAAACATCCAGTTGCGAGGTATCCGCATTGAAGACATGCCTGATATTTTTCGCAGGTTCGAGCAAGTTGGCTTAACTAGCGTCCAATCCGGTATGGACAATGTCCGCAATATTACTGGTTCTCCCATGGCTGGGATAGATCGCGATGAATTAATTGACACTCGGGATCTTGTCCGAAAAGTACAGGACATGATCACTAATAACAGCCAAGGGAATTATGAGTTTACTAACTTGCCCCGTAAATTCAATATTGCCATTGAGGGGGGTCGGGATAACTCAGTCCATGCTGAAATTAATGATATTGCCTTCGTGCCTGCCTACAAAGATGGACAACTAGGCTTGAATGTACTCGTAGGTGGCTTTTTCTCGGCCAAGCGTTGTGAAGCTGCTGTTCCCCTCAATGCTTGGGTACTGCCTAATGATGATGTGGTTGACTTGTGTCGTGCTATTCTAGAAGTTTATCGCGACGAAGGCTCGCGGGCGAATCGGCAAAAATCCCGGATGATGTGGTTGATTGATGAGTGGGGGATTGACAAGTTCCGGGAGGAAGTCAGTAAGCAGTTTGGTAGAGAACTCCCTACGGCTGCTCCTCACGATGAAATAGATTGGGAAAAACGAGACCATATCGGTGTCTTTGCTCAAAAGCAACCAGGTCTGAATTATGTGGGTTTACACGTCCCGGTTGGTAGGCTGTATGCTGAGCAGATGTTTGATATCGCACGGATGGCTGAGGCTTATGGCAGTGGCGAAATCCGCCTCACAGTTGAGCAGAATGTGATTATTCCCAATATTCCAGATGCTAATCTCGACGCTTTCTTAGCTGAACCCCTCTTGCAGAAATTTACCCTTGAGCCCAAACCCCTAGAACGGCTTCTAGTATCTTGCACAGGAGCCCAGTTCTGCAATTTTGCTCTGATAGAAACCAAAAATCGTGCCTTGGCAATAGTTCGGGAACTCGAAGAAAAGTTAGATATACCAAACCCGGTGCGGATTCATTGGACAGGTTGTCCCAACTCTTGTGGTCAACCCCAAGTAGCTGATATTGGTTTGATGGGAACTAAGGTGCGTAAAGACGGTAAGTCTGTTGAAGGAGTCAATATTTACATGGGTGGCAAAGTTGGCAAAGATGCTAAGCTGGGCGAGTGTGTGCTCAAAAGTGTTGCTTGTGATGACTTACCAGAGGTCTTGGGCAATATACTGATCGAGAATTTTGGAGCAAAATCCCACTAG
- a CDS encoding CmpA/NrtA family ABC transporter substrate-binding protein gives MERRKFLKYIGYATVGCGFSACSSNNLFNFPKRDRSSEPTQRPPANFGKLEKTNLTIGFVPVTDSAPLIIAKEQGFFQRYGLNVGLKKYPDWSAVHKDLVSWGIDACVALFGLPMLTNFGSAKAPVISLMMLNRNGAGITFSKKAWQGAIRPSTDYYNFPDFAYSYRKYIKQLAEPLKVGIDLTNSMANYTLLYWLSAMEINPEKQIKLIEFPPSQMVYKLQAGIVDGYCLDEPWNQRAVVDQAGFTVYVSRDIWKGHPGKILATMGPWAEKHPTTARALVAAVLEACQYCDQLENRQSIAQIISRSKYIDTKVNYIEGSLLGNYNYGGFDQKDRFEAIPDFNIFHFQDTDYLKKPNHANYPWRSHGVWLLTQMIRWRHINRRQYPKDADKIIDRIYPVKIYEEVAKALKIDLPSERMRVEPADVFLDQRAFDPSQPVNYLNGFDIRADRSQLFAAVN, from the coding sequence ATGGAGCGCCGCAAGTTTCTCAAATACATCGGGTATGCCACAGTAGGATGTGGCTTTAGTGCCTGTAGCTCAAATAATCTATTCAATTTCCCAAAACGCGATCGCTCCTCTGAGCCAACTCAACGACCTCCGGCTAACTTTGGTAAGTTGGAGAAAACTAACCTCACCATTGGCTTTGTTCCTGTAACTGACTCTGCTCCTTTAATCATTGCTAAAGAACAGGGCTTCTTTCAGCGTTATGGTCTGAATGTAGGTCTTAAGAAATATCCTGACTGGTCAGCGGTTCACAAAGACTTAGTATCATGGGGTATAGATGCCTGCGTTGCCTTGTTTGGATTGCCAATGCTCACCAATTTTGGTTCAGCCAAGGCACCAGTGATATCTCTAATGATGCTCAATCGCAATGGCGCTGGGATCACTTTTTCCAAAAAAGCTTGGCAAGGTGCTATTCGTCCTTCAACGGATTACTATAATTTCCCAGATTTTGCCTACTCCTACAGGAAATACATTAAACAATTAGCCGAGCCCCTCAAGGTAGGGATAGACTTGACCAACTCCATGGCAAACTATACCCTTCTCTACTGGCTATCAGCTATGGAGATTAATCCCGAGAAACAGATTAAGCTCATCGAGTTTCCACCATCTCAAATGGTATACAAACTCCAAGCTGGGATAGTAGATGGCTACTGTTTAGATGAGCCTTGGAACCAAAGAGCAGTTGTAGACCAGGCTGGATTTACGGTTTATGTCAGTCGGGATATTTGGAAAGGTCATCCAGGAAAAATACTGGCAACCATGGGACCTTGGGCAGAAAAACATCCCACAACCGCCCGAGCCTTGGTAGCAGCTGTTTTGGAAGCTTGTCAGTATTGTGACCAACTAGAAAATCGCCAGTCAATTGCTCAGATCATATCTAGGAGCAAATACATCGACACTAAGGTAAACTATATAGAAGGTTCTTTACTGGGCAACTATAATTATGGTGGCTTTGACCAGAAAGACCGATTTGAAGCAATCCCTGATTTTAATATATTTCACTTTCAAGATACAGACTATCTGAAAAAGCCCAATCATGCTAATTATCCTTGGCGCTCCCATGGTGTTTGGCTGCTAACCCAAATGATTCGCTGGCGTCATATTAACCGACGTCAATATCCCAAGGATGCGGATAAAATTATCGACCGGATTTATCCGGTGAAAATTTATGAAGAGGTTGCCAAGGCGTTGAAAATCGATCTACCTAGTGAGCGTATGAGGGTTGAACCTGCTGATGTGTTTTTGGATCAAAGAGCATTTGATCCTAGTCAGCCAGTTAATTACCTCAATGGTTTCGATATTCGAGCTGATCGTTCTCAGCTATTTGCTGCTGTCAATTAA